The Actinomycetota bacterium genome includes the window GACGTGAGCGACGAGCAGGCGGTGAAGGCGTCGATCGATGAGATGGTCGCTCGCTTCGGCGGCGTCGACATCGTCGTCAACAACGCCGGCCTGTCGATCTCCAAGGCGTTGCTGGAGACCTCTGTGGAGGACTGGGATCGACAGCACGACGTGATGGCCCGCGGGTCCTTCCTGGTCTCCAAGCACGCCGCCAGGGTCATGATCGCCCAGCAGGCCGGCGGGGACATCATCTACATCGCCAGCAAGAACGCCATCGTGGCCGGTCCCAGCAACCTCGCCTACGGCTCGGCCAAGGCCAGCCAGGCGCACCAGGTGCGGCTCCTGGCCGCCGAGTTGGGGGAGCACGGCATCCGCGTCAACGGCATCAACCCCGACGCCGTCGTCCAGGGATCCGGGATCTTCGCGGGAGGCTGGGGGGCGGAGCGGGCCAGGGTCTACGGGGTGGCAGAGCACGAGCTTGGACGCTTCTATGCGAGCCGGACGCTGCTCAAGCGGGAGGTGCTCCCAGAACACGTGGCGAACGCGGCCTTCTGCCTGATCAGCGGAGAGCTGACCCACACCACCGGGCTCATCGTCCCCGTCGACGCCGGCGTCGCCGCGGCGTTCCTGCGCTGAGCCCCCGGCGACCTGGGCAACAAGGAGGAGCGATGATCGACCAGGACCGAATCACCGAACTCAACCAGCCCCTGCTCGCCGACCACGACAGGGACCTCGCCGAACTCGTCGCCCGGATCGGCCGCGGCGGTCGCGCGGACCCCGAGGCGGTGGTCGGAGCGCTCGCCGACCTCTCGGTAGCAGCCCCGTCGTGGGCGCTCGGTACCGGCGGAACCCGGTTCGGCCGCTTCCCGGTCGGCGGGGAGCCCCGCACGACGGTGGAGAAGATCGACGACGTCGCGGCGCTCCGCGCGCTGACTGGGGCCACCCGGTCGATCTCACTCCACGTACCGTGGGACGACCCGGCCGATCCGGAAGGGCTGCGCGAGTACGCGGCCGGGCAGGGCATCGGGTTCGACGCCATGAACTCCAACACCTTCCAGGACAACCCGTCGACGACCAACGACGGGAAGGTGTCGTACAAGTTCGGGAGCCTGGCCAACGCGGACCCCGCCACCCGCCAGGCGGCCGTCGAGCACAACCTCTACGTGATCGACCTCGGGGTGCGGCTGGGTTCGCGAGCCTTGACGGTCTGGCTCGCCGACGGGACCAACCACCCTGGCCAGGCCGACTTCCGAGCCCAGTTCGATCGGGTTGCGGGAGGGCTGCGCAGCATCCACGACCATCTCCCCGATGGCTGGAGGATGTTCACTGAGCACAAGCCCTTCGAGCCGGCGTTCTACTCGACCGTGAACCAGGACTGGGGCTCATCGCTGCTCCTGGCCCAGGCGGCCGGGCCGAAGGCGTCCTGCCTGGTGGACCTCGGTCACCATCTGCCCAACGCCAACATCGAGCAGGTGGTCAGCCGCCTGGCCATGGTCGGGCGCCTTGGCGGGTTCCACTTCAACGACTCCAAGTACGGGGACGACGACCTGACCACCGGCTCCATCACCCCGTTCCAGCTGTTCCTGATCTTCTGTGAGCTGGTCGCTGCCGGCGGCGGTCGGGTGCCGGAGCTCGCCTACATGATCGACCAGAGCCACAACCTCAAGGACCCCATCGAGGACCTGATCCAGTCGACCGAGGCGATCCTGCTCGCCTACGCCCAGGCCCTGCTCGTCAACCGGGAGGCCCTGCGGGCCGCGCAGGACGGCAACGACCCCGCGCTGGCCCAGGAGATCCTCCAGGCGGCGTTCCGGACCGATGTCCGACCCTTTGCCGCGGAGGCCCGCCGCCGCAACGGCGCCGCCCTCGCCCCGCTGGCGGCGTACCGGGCTGTCGGCTACCGCGACGCCCGCATCGCCGAGCGGGGCCGCAGCACCGTCGCCACCGGCCTGTGACACGCGCACCCATGCGCGTGCTTGCGGTCGATCTTGGCGCGACCTCGGTGCGGGTGGTCGCCGTGGACCTGGGCGCGCCGGAACCGGGCGCCCAGGTGCTCCACCGCTGGCGTCACCAGCCGGTCCGCCACCAGGACGGCAGCCTCCGCTGGGACTGGCACGGGATCCTCCGCGAGGTCGAGCGGGGGCTCGAGCTGGGCCTGGCCGCGGGCCCCGT containing:
- a CDS encoding sugar isomerase, translating into MIDQDRITELNQPLLADHDRDLAELVARIGRGGRADPEAVVGALADLSVAAPSWALGTGGTRFGRFPVGGEPRTTVEKIDDVAALRALTGATRSISLHVPWDDPADPEGLREYAAGQGIGFDAMNSNTFQDNPSTTNDGKVSYKFGSLANADPATRQAAVEHNLYVIDLGVRLGSRALTVWLADGTNHPGQADFRAQFDRVAGGLRSIHDHLPDGWRMFTEHKPFEPAFYSTVNQDWGSSLLLAQAAGPKASCLVDLGHHLPNANIEQVVSRLAMVGRLGGFHFNDSKYGDDDLTTGSITPFQLFLIFCELVAAGGGRVPELAYMIDQSHNLKDPIEDLIQSTEAILLAYAQALLVNREALRAAQDGNDPALAQEILQAAFRTDVRPFAAEARRRNGAALAPLAAYRAVGYRDARIAERGRSTVATGL